In Flavobacterium sp. CS20, a single window of DNA contains:
- a CDS encoding SCO family protein — protein sequence MLKFFSRYKFIAVVMFILSVIIVTIIYNLYKPEPRLKVYQPDEFTKELVDTSLQRVRKFHHISDFKLINQYGDTVTQDNFKNKIYITDFFFTTCQSICPIMTKHMEKIQATFKNDDEVMLLSHSVTPQIDDVERLRKYAEEHNAIKGKWHLVTGDKKAIYKLARQSYFTTKTTGDGGKYDMIHTENFVLIDKEKRIRGVYDGTNPEEIEQAIKDIKILKQEYLQQ from the coding sequence ATGCTCAAGTTTTTTTCAAGATATAAGTTTATTGCTGTGGTGATGTTTATCTTATCTGTAATTATCGTCACAATAATTTATAATCTCTACAAACCCGAACCTCGATTAAAAGTTTATCAACCTGATGAATTTACCAAAGAACTTGTAGATACTTCACTTCAACGCGTAAGAAAATTCCATCATATTAGTGATTTTAAGCTGATTAACCAATACGGCGACACTGTAACTCAAGACAATTTTAAAAATAAAATTTACATCACAGATTTCTTTTTTACCACTTGCCAAAGCATCTGCCCAATTATGACCAAACATATGGAAAAAATTCAAGCAACTTTTAAAAATGATGATGAGGTTATGTTGCTTTCACATTCCGTAACCCCACAAATTGATGATGTTGAGCGTTTGCGAAAATACGCAGAAGAGCACAACGCCATAAAAGGGAAATGGCATTTGGTCACTGGCGATAAGAAAGCAATTTACAAATTAGCTCGCCAGTCTTACTTTACCACCAAAACCACAGGCGATGGCGGAAAATACGATATGATTCATACTGAAAATTTTGTATTGATTGACAAAGAAAAACGCATTCGTGGCGTTTATGATGGCACCAATCCCGAAGAAATTGAACAAGCAATTAAAGACATCAAAATTTTAAAGCAAGAATATTTACAACAGTAA